In Nocardia sp. NBC_00403, one DNA window encodes the following:
- a CDS encoding SMP-30/gluconolactonase/LRE family protein, with translation MSKSAVILAALTFCAVSAVAAPTASAAPVCAGAGQPTIQVGFVSGALEGLTVDAHGRAYTTDLLSGRVYRIDAPGAEPVPIATVPSGGAGALAWTADEKLLVGYGADARVVAGDFLRHAGIVQLDPDTGAMRPFAAGLSAANGMDVGADGIVYTTNDFGSHIGRVYPNGVVQADWASVPSANGAVLGRNDEYLYVGRTFVDPGVSRIPTADPGAPQSLLDLGGSEALAAPDGLTLDSRDRPVVPLNTTTRIIRIDAPGRYCILGSGNPLTSVVTYGRSTEGFSAGRLFAATFTGAIYEIPGGFDPDATP, from the coding sequence ATGAGCAAATCGGCAGTCATCCTGGCGGCGCTGACATTCTGCGCTGTGTCGGCGGTTGCGGCACCGACGGCGAGCGCGGCCCCCGTCTGTGCCGGGGCGGGACAACCCACGATCCAGGTCGGGTTCGTATCGGGGGCATTGGAGGGGTTGACCGTCGATGCGCACGGCCGGGCCTACACAACCGATCTGCTGAGCGGACGGGTGTATCGAATCGATGCGCCGGGGGCCGAGCCGGTACCCATTGCGACGGTTCCCAGTGGCGGCGCCGGCGCACTCGCCTGGACGGCGGATGAGAAGTTGCTGGTCGGCTATGGGGCCGACGCGCGGGTCGTGGCCGGCGATTTCCTGCGGCACGCGGGGATAGTGCAACTCGATCCGGACACCGGCGCTATGCGGCCCTTCGCGGCGGGACTCAGCGCGGCCAACGGCATGGACGTCGGCGCGGACGGCATCGTGTACACGACCAACGATTTCGGCAGCCACATCGGCCGGGTCTATCCGAACGGCGTCGTCCAGGCCGACTGGGCGAGCGTCCCCAGCGCCAACGGCGCAGTACTCGGCCGCAACGACGAATACCTCTATGTAGGGCGCACTTTCGTCGACCCCGGGGTGAGCCGGATACCCACCGCCGACCCCGGCGCACCCCAGTCGCTGCTCGACCTCGGCGGCAGCGAGGCGCTCGCAGCGCCGGACGGGCTGACGCTGGACTCCCGGGATCGACCCGTCGTCCCCCTCAACACCACCACTCGAATCATCCGCATCGACGCACCCGGTCGATACTGCATCCTCGGCAGCGGCAATCCATTGACCAGCGTCGTCACCTACGGCCGTAGCACCGAAGGCTTCTCCGCGGGCCGCCTTTTCGCCGCCACCTTCACTGGCGCCATCTACGAAATCCCCGGCGGATTCGACCCCGACGCCACTCCATAA
- a CDS encoding cytochrome P450 codes for MQLRYSPYDFDVHSDPYPYYARLREQAPVFRNDADDFWALSRHADVLAALRDSDRFSSANGLRMEPAFWGPQAERFFSFVAMDPPEHTRLRGLVTRAFTQRRVQSLEPRLRSIANTLLQPLLERGSFDLMADFAGPFPTEVISELVGVPAADRDMVRKLGMEIMYTDEESTELRPEAMQAIGALVGYYTELTIERSKTRSDDLLSGLLDAADGEDRLSPEEIVGVLILLVGAGIETTMLTLGNTWHAAALHPQQRRKAFDGRIDDWIAESMRYDPSSQTQLRTTTEQIELHGVRIPADARMLLIAGSANRDPEVFDNPDTFDLDRDTSRSLAFGSGRHHCLGSNLALLELRVALREIVAAVADYEVDTERLRRIHSSNNRGFASLPTTVTVR; via the coding sequence ATGCAATTGCGGTACAGCCCATACGATTTCGACGTCCACAGCGATCCATACCCTTACTACGCCAGGCTCCGTGAGCAGGCTCCCGTGTTCCGTAACGACGCCGACGATTTCTGGGCGTTGTCCCGGCACGCGGACGTGCTGGCGGCGTTGCGGGACTCCGACCGCTTCTCCAGCGCCAACGGTCTGCGGATGGAGCCTGCCTTCTGGGGCCCGCAGGCAGAACGGTTCTTTTCATTTGTCGCCATGGACCCGCCCGAGCACACGCGCTTGCGCGGGCTGGTGACGCGGGCGTTCACCCAGCGTCGCGTGCAGTCGCTCGAGCCGCGACTGCGGTCGATCGCGAATACGCTACTGCAACCGCTGCTCGAGCGTGGCAGCTTCGATCTGATGGCCGATTTTGCGGGCCCTTTCCCGACCGAGGTGATCTCCGAACTGGTCGGCGTGCCCGCGGCCGATCGCGACATGGTTCGCAAACTCGGCATGGAGATCATGTACACCGATGAGGAGTCCACCGAGCTGCGGCCCGAGGCAATGCAGGCTATCGGCGCCCTGGTCGGCTACTACACCGAGTTGACCATCGAGCGCAGCAAGACGCGCAGCGACGATCTGCTCTCCGGACTACTCGATGCCGCCGACGGCGAAGACCGGCTCAGCCCGGAGGAAATCGTCGGCGTTCTGATCCTGTTGGTCGGAGCGGGTATCGAGACCACCATGCTGACGCTCGGCAACACCTGGCATGCCGCGGCACTGCATCCGCAACAGCGCCGGAAGGCCTTCGACGGCCGGATCGATGACTGGATCGCCGAGTCGATGCGCTACGACCCGTCATCGCAGACGCAGTTGCGCACGACCACCGAGCAGATCGAGTTGCACGGGGTGCGGATTCCGGCCGATGCGCGCATGCTGCTGATCGCGGGTTCGGCCAACCGGGACCCCGAGGTCTTCGACAACCCCGACACCTTCGATCTGGACCGTGACACCAGTAGGTCGCTGGCCTTCGGCAGCGGCCGCCATCACTGCCTCGGTTCGAATCTGGCGCTGCTGGAACTGCGTGTCGCTCTGCGGGAAATTGTTGCGGCCGTGGCCGACTACGAGGTCGACACCGAGCGCCTGCGGCGCATCCACTCTTCCAACAATCGAGGCTTCGCCAGCCTGCCGACCACGGTCACGGTGCGCTGA
- a CDS encoding SAM-dependent methyltransferase, translating to MDSESTAARIDVTKPHPARRYDYWLGGNDNYPADRESADAVAEAFPTVRLAALENRNFLRRAVGYLAEAGIRQFLDIGAGLPTAGNVHEIAQGIAPESRIVYVDNDPIVLMHANTLLNSSPEGATAYLDADLRDPERILTHPELTRVLDLNKPVALMLVAIMHFITDDKGPYDLVRQLCDALPSGSYLVMTHATSDHLTAEDLAETKEANQRSGVPFQLRSTAEFTRFFTGYELVSPGITSVMTWRPETWRAHPRAEAVSMLCGMARIP from the coding sequence GTGGACTCGGAATCGACAGCGGCCAGGATCGACGTGACCAAGCCGCACCCGGCGCGCCGGTACGACTACTGGCTCGGCGGCAATGACAACTACCCGGCCGATCGAGAGTCGGCCGACGCGGTGGCCGAAGCCTTCCCGACCGTCCGCCTCGCCGCCCTGGAGAACCGCAATTTCCTGCGGCGCGCGGTCGGATACCTGGCCGAGGCCGGAATCCGGCAGTTCCTCGACATCGGCGCCGGCCTGCCCACCGCGGGCAACGTGCACGAGATCGCCCAGGGCATCGCCCCCGAATCGCGGATCGTCTACGTGGACAACGATCCGATCGTGCTCATGCACGCGAACACCCTGTTGAACAGCTCCCCCGAGGGCGCGACGGCCTACCTCGACGCGGATCTTCGCGACCCCGAGCGCATTCTCACCCACCCCGAGCTGACCAGGGTCCTGGACCTGAACAAACCGGTGGCGCTGATGCTGGTCGCCATCATGCATTTCATCACCGACGACAAAGGCCCCTACGACCTGGTGCGGCAGTTGTGCGACGCACTCCCCTCCGGCAGCTACCTGGTGATGACCCACGCCACCAGCGACCACCTCACCGCCGAGGACCTCGCCGAGACGAAAGAAGCCAATCAGCGCAGCGGCGTGCCCTTCCAACTGCGGTCCACAGCCGAATTCACCCGTTTCTTCACCGGATACGAGCTCGTCTCACCGGGCATCACCTCGGTGATGACGTGGCGCCCGGAAACCTGGCGCGCGCACCCGAGAGCCGAGGCCGTCTCCATGCTCTGCGGTATGGCCCGTATCCCCTGA
- a CDS encoding AIM24 family protein, protein MTVTVTCSAPVDVSALLLDASGRVRSDGDFVFFNQPVGPGVVYRHGRGAGDMVDVQTSALPADVDKVVITASLDGSGPPTFAGASSLLATIGSDSGTVTFPMTGLSTETAVVCVEIYRRGGGWKVRAVGQGYDNGLAGIATAFGVNIDDDSAPPSPPAAAGSGYQPQAVTPQPPAPPGYQMPAAPPQFPPASGYQTPTAAPHYPPAAASPSSPPGFAPQYAPPGHQAPPTYSPPVAVPPPPPMSSPQQGALPMQSDLFNPSHAEVAGVGIQKQGGKMIKVAVNGEVMARAGSMVAYQGDLHFQALGSGGIGRAIQQRLTGEGVPLMKVTGRGDLFLANAAADVHTVDLDGTDGLTINGANVLAFDPTLSYNIGRVQGAAGFASNAGLFNCVFTGRGRIAITTHGTPVVLNVDQPTYADPQAAVAWSSSLQSGIKRNDSFGLGRLMGRSTGEGLTLSFSGRGFVIVQPSELPPGGFIGGTGGGQEAGQGGGVLGGLFG, encoded by the coding sequence ATGACGGTCACCGTCACCTGTTCCGCTCCTGTCGACGTATCGGCCCTACTACTGGACGCGAGCGGCCGGGTCAGGTCCGACGGCGACTTCGTGTTCTTCAACCAGCCGGTCGGGCCCGGTGTCGTCTATCGGCACGGCCGCGGGGCCGGCGACATGGTGGATGTGCAGACCTCCGCGCTGCCCGCCGACGTCGACAAGGTGGTCATCACCGCCAGCCTCGACGGCAGTGGACCTCCCACTTTCGCGGGCGCGAGCTCGCTGCTGGCAACGATCGGATCCGATTCGGGCACTGTCACTTTCCCGATGACCGGGCTCAGCACCGAGACCGCCGTGGTGTGCGTGGAGATCTACCGGCGCGGCGGCGGCTGGAAGGTGCGCGCGGTCGGTCAGGGCTACGACAACGGGCTGGCCGGAATCGCGACGGCGTTCGGCGTGAACATCGACGACGACTCCGCACCGCCGAGCCCGCCTGCTGCTGCGGGATCGGGGTACCAGCCGCAGGCGGTGACACCCCAACCCCCGGCCCCGCCCGGATACCAGATGCCAGCAGCACCGCCGCAATTCCCGCCCGCGTCCGGCTATCAAACCCCTACCGCCGCACCGCATTATCCGCCCGCTGCCGCGTCGCCGTCGTCGCCGCCCGGGTTCGCGCCGCAGTACGCGCCACCCGGACACCAGGCACCCCCCACCTACTCGCCGCCCGTCGCGGTGCCGCCGCCCCCACCGATGTCATCACCTCAGCAAGGAGCGCTGCCGATGCAGAGCGATCTCTTCAACCCGAGCCATGCGGAAGTCGCAGGCGTCGGCATCCAGAAGCAGGGCGGCAAGATGATCAAGGTCGCCGTCAACGGCGAGGTCATGGCGCGGGCCGGATCGATGGTCGCCTATCAGGGCGACCTGCATTTCCAAGCGCTCGGCTCCGGCGGCATCGGCAGGGCCATCCAGCAGCGGCTCACCGGCGAGGGCGTGCCGCTGATGAAGGTCACCGGCCGCGGCGATCTGTTCCTCGCCAATGCCGCCGCCGACGTGCACACCGTCGACCTCGACGGCACCGACGGTCTCACCATCAACGGCGCGAACGTGCTCGCCTTCGATCCGACGTTGTCCTACAACATCGGCAGGGTCCAGGGCGCCGCCGGGTTCGCCAGCAACGCCGGTCTGTTCAACTGTGTCTTCACCGGCCGCGGCCGGATCGCCATCACCACCCACGGCACACCGGTCGTGCTCAATGTCGACCAGCCGACCTACGCCGATCCGCAGGCCGCGGTGGCCTGGTCGTCGAGCCTGCAGAGCGGTATCAAACGCAACGACTCCTTCGGCCTCGGCAGGCTCATGGGCCGCAGCACCGGCGAGGGCCTGACCCTGTCGTTCTCCGGCCGCGGCTTCGTCATCGTGCAGCCCTCGGAACTGCCGCCCGGCGGATTCATCGGCGGCACCGGCGGCGGCCAGGAGGCCGGGCAGGGTGGCGGCGTGTTGGGCGGACTGTTCGGGTAG
- a CDS encoding SgcJ/EcaC family oxidoreductase produces the protein MGTFDEAVATAAIHTLVAEAVKYQNDPDQFLPLHTSTVNIVNFGGRRVSGIGALSAAMTAALASPLADVRTEIVVDDVHFVRDDVAIVACVKNVFDERADADALPASAGRLTYVVVEQDGRWLIESAQTTPILSS, from the coding sequence ATGGGTACCTTCGACGAAGCGGTTGCGACCGCGGCCATTCACACGCTGGTCGCGGAGGCCGTGAAGTATCAGAACGATCCCGATCAGTTCCTGCCGCTGCATACCAGCACGGTGAACATCGTCAATTTCGGTGGACGTCGGGTGAGTGGGATCGGCGCGCTGTCCGCGGCGATGACGGCGGCACTGGCCTCCCCGCTGGCGGATGTGCGCACCGAGATCGTGGTCGACGACGTGCATTTCGTTCGCGACGACGTCGCGATCGTGGCCTGCGTCAAAAACGTCTTCGACGAGCGGGCGGACGCCGACGCGCTGCCCGCGTCGGCGGGACGGCTCACCTATGTGGTCGTCGAACAGGACGGCCGCTGGCTCATCGAGTCCGCGCAGACCACGCCGATCTTGTCGAGTTGA
- a CDS encoding GNAT family N-acetyltransferase, whose protein sequence is MNTERPAALAPGIAPPQQINLGDLLLRSWQPEDLVPRFDAITASFDHIHPWMDWLAEPLTLERQRASSDAMARSWPSPDGSCNYGIFDVEGAVLGAIGIHDRVGPRTLEIGYWCHVAHTGRGVITRSASALTRIALALPGIDHVEIHCDEANIRSAAVPRRLGYRLDRVEPREVRAPAESGRGMFWIKDDQGPEGV, encoded by the coding sequence ATGAACACCGAGCGACCGGCCGCGCTTGCGCCAGGAATCGCGCCGCCTCAGCAGATCAACCTGGGCGACCTGCTGCTGCGTAGTTGGCAGCCCGAGGACTTGGTGCCACGATTCGACGCGATCACCGCCTCCTTCGACCACATCCATCCATGGATGGACTGGCTCGCCGAACCCCTGACGCTCGAGCGGCAACGCGCCTCGAGCGATGCGATGGCGAGGAGCTGGCCCAGCCCCGACGGAAGTTGCAACTACGGCATCTTCGACGTCGAGGGGGCCGTCCTCGGTGCGATCGGAATCCACGACCGCGTCGGCCCGCGCACGCTGGAAATCGGCTACTGGTGCCATGTCGCGCATACCGGCCGAGGAGTGATCACCCGCTCCGCCTCCGCGCTGACTCGAATCGCGTTAGCCCTACCTGGCATCGACCACGTTGAAATTCACTGCGACGAGGCCAACATTCGTAGCGCCGCGGTCCCCCGTCGACTCGGATACCGGCTCGACAGGGTCGAACCACGCGAGGTGCGCGCGCCTGCGGAGTCGGGCCGCGGCATGTTCTGGATCAAAGACGACCAAGGGCCAGAGGGCGTGTGA
- a CDS encoding DUF397 domain-containing protein, with protein sequence MNVDLSGAKWFKSRRSTASKDCVEIAHLDGGMVGVRDSKHPTGPALVFTSSEWDAFTSRVHDGEFDRP encoded by the coding sequence GTGAACGTAGACCTGTCCGGCGCGAAGTGGTTCAAGAGCCGCCGGAGCACCGCATCAAAGGATTGCGTAGAGATCGCGCATCTGGACGGGGGCATGGTCGGTGTGCGGGACTCCAAGCACCCAACCGGCCCGGCGCTCGTCTTCACTTCTAGCGAGTGGGATGCCTTCACCTCACGCGTTCACGACGGCGAGTTCGACCGCCCCTGA
- a CDS encoding helix-turn-helix domain-containing protein, whose amino-acid sequence MADAAASISIGKSTLWKIETGQPVRLNPVLLNHLCQLYGATPKSTKALLGLVDETKTRGWWHSFTDQIPKDFGLFVSLEDAATHLTSYQTTFLPGLLHTREYRRALSWTEFPHKPSDETERLLDVGMKRQARLTSPENRITLNVLVDESVLRRMTGSTEVMASQMRHLIEVGQLPNVSIRVVPSTVGTYRGLIVGSFVLLEFPPHPKADLTMPPVVYVQGFTGDLYLEKPGEVDHYRGACADIERLALDEDASRALVLDIAKEYAP is encoded by the coding sequence ATGGCCGACGCTGCCGCGTCGATTTCCATAGGGAAGTCAACGCTTTGGAAGATCGAGACCGGCCAGCCCGTTCGGCTGAATCCGGTCCTTCTGAACCACCTGTGCCAGCTGTACGGTGCTACACCCAAATCCACCAAGGCACTGCTCGGCCTCGTCGACGAAACCAAAACGCGTGGTTGGTGGCACTCGTTCACGGACCAGATACCGAAAGATTTCGGACTGTTCGTCAGCCTGGAGGACGCTGCCACACATCTGACCTCGTACCAGACCACGTTCTTGCCTGGTCTGTTGCACACGAGAGAGTATCGACGGGCGCTGAGCTGGACGGAGTTCCCACACAAGCCCTCCGATGAGACCGAGCGGCTTCTGGATGTCGGTATGAAGCGGCAGGCACGTCTGACAAGCCCGGAGAACCGGATCACGCTGAACGTGCTCGTTGATGAGTCCGTCCTCCGCCGCATGACCGGCAGCACCGAGGTAATGGCCTCTCAAATGCGTCATCTTATCGAAGTCGGTCAGTTGCCGAACGTGTCCATCCGCGTGGTTCCATCGACGGTCGGCACCTATCGCGGTCTGATCGTGGGCTCATTTGTGCTCTTGGAGTTTCCACCGCATCCCAAGGCAGACCTGACCATGCCTCCCGTGGTGTACGTACAGGGCTTCACTGGCGACCTGTACCTGGAAAAACCCGGGGAAGTCGACCACTATCGTGGAGCTTGCGCCGATATCGAGCGATTGGCGTTAGACGAGGATGCGAGCCGCGCCCTCGTGCTCGACATTGCGAAGGAGTATGCCCCGTGA
- a CDS encoding IS3 family transposase (programmed frameshift), with the protein MAGRKRHSAEDIVRKLRRADELAAEGKTGEQIAAELGVSAATLYNWRRQFGGMDTDAAKELKELREQNTRLKRLLADAELEKDALREIAKGKILGPAAKRRAVDMLREVQSLSERFACKVVGLARATYRRIPVAATPADPDADLRAWLRAYATKHPGHGFRRAWAALRHDDGREVNKKKVHRLWKDEGLQVRAHSPRKRAGASSAPRIDADAPKVVWALDFQFDSTVDGKAVKIASMIDEHTRESVLHLVERSITAEKLVTELEKVFTARGGPPLVLRMDNGPEMISAALQQFCADRVGISYIPPGTPWNNGYIESFNRRLRAECLNRNHWTSLLEARVVIGDFKTEHNLRHRHSALGYLTPAEYAARCSHTHHPVACDIN; encoded by the exons ATGGCTGGTCGGAAGCGGCATTCCGCAGAGGACATCGTGCGCAAGCTGCGCCGCGCCGATGAGTTGGCCGCGGAAGGCAAGACCGGCGAACAGATCGCGGCCGAGTTGGGAGTGTCGGCGGCGACGCTGTACAACTGGCGCCGCCAGTTCGGTGGCATGGACACCGACGCCGCCAAGGAGCTCAAGGAGTTGCGGGAGCAGAACACGCGGTTGAAGCGGCTGCTGGCCGATGCGGAGTTGGAGAAGGACGCGTTGCGGGAGATTGCGA AAGGGAAAATTCTAGGCCCGGCTGCCAAGCGCCGCGCCGTGGACATGCTCAGAGAAGTTCAGAGCCTGTCGGAACGGTTCGCGTGCAAGGTTGTTGGGCTCGCCCGAGCCACCTACCGGCGTATCCCGGTCGCGGCGACCCCGGCCGATCCGGACGCCGATCTGCGGGCCTGGCTGCGCGCCTATGCCACGAAACATCCCGGCCATGGGTTTCGCCGTGCCTGGGCCGCGCTGCGCCACGACGACGGCCGGGAGGTGAACAAGAAGAAGGTGCACCGGTTGTGGAAAGACGAGGGGCTGCAGGTGCGGGCGCACTCACCACGCAAGCGGGCCGGCGCCTCCTCGGCGCCCAGGATCGACGCCGACGCACCAAAAGTGGTGTGGGCGTTGGATTTCCAGTTCGATTCGACCGTCGACGGCAAGGCGGTAAAGATCGCGTCGATGATCGACGAGCACACCCGCGAGTCGGTGCTGCACCTCGTGGAACGCTCGATCACCGCCGAGAAGCTCGTGACCGAGCTGGAGAAGGTGTTCACCGCCCGAGGCGGCCCACCGCTGGTGCTGCGCATGGACAACGGGCCGGAGATGATTTCGGCAGCGCTGCAACAGTTCTGCGCCGACCGGGTGGGTATCTCCTATATCCCGCCCGGGACGCCGTGGAACAACGGCTACATCGAGTCGTTCAACCGACGGCTGCGCGCCGAGTGCCTCAACCGCAACCACTGGACGAGCCTGCTCGAGGCCCGGGTGGTCATCGGCGACTTCAAGACCGAGCACAACCTGCGGCACCGTCACTCGGCGCTGGGCTATCTCACCCCGGCCGAGTACGCTGCCCGCTGCAGCCACACCCACCACCCCGTGGCCTGCGACATCAACTGA
- a CDS encoding DNA polymerase domain-containing protein, producing MSGEEVRAGVKLTNLDTPLFDGAEATKRDLIDYLEAIGDRLVGQLHDRPLSVLRIRPGQEPFMQKNLPKYTPDWMHRVTMWADSSKREVTYALCDDVRTLLWFGNQRAVEYHTTLLLAEYEKGPTHLVLDLDPPPGQPFRQVVLAAELIRQALDNDGLAGAVKTSGAKGLHVFVPLVPGIPIEDVAAATRAIAARAERIDPILATTAFIREDREGKVFLDSTRAGGATVVAAYSPRIRPGTTVSFPLGWADLGDIAPGDFTIHTAPKLLGDRDPWAANMPAPQALPADLIEEGHTIPIARVQAMHEGKRRARARRS from the coding sequence ATGAGCGGCGAAGAGGTCCGTGCGGGTGTGAAGCTGACCAATCTCGACACCCCGCTGTTCGACGGCGCGGAGGCGACCAAGCGGGATCTGATCGACTATCTGGAAGCAATCGGGGATCGGCTGGTGGGACAGCTGCACGATCGGCCGCTTTCGGTGCTGCGGATCCGGCCGGGGCAGGAACCCTTCATGCAGAAGAACCTGCCGAAATACACCCCGGACTGGATGCACCGCGTGACGATGTGGGCCGACAGTTCCAAACGCGAAGTCACCTATGCGCTGTGCGACGACGTGCGCACACTGCTGTGGTTCGGCAACCAGCGTGCGGTGGAGTACCACACGACGCTGCTGCTCGCGGAGTACGAGAAAGGTCCGACGCATCTCGTTCTCGACCTCGACCCGCCGCCCGGCCAACCGTTCCGGCAGGTCGTGCTCGCCGCCGAGCTGATCCGTCAGGCGCTGGACAACGACGGGCTCGCGGGCGCGGTGAAAACCAGCGGCGCCAAGGGCTTGCATGTGTTCGTCCCGCTCGTGCCCGGCATACCCATCGAGGACGTCGCCGCGGCGACCCGCGCGATCGCCGCGCGTGCCGAGCGCATCGATCCGATACTGGCCACCACCGCGTTCATTCGTGAGGACCGCGAAGGCAAGGTTTTCCTCGACTCGACGCGCGCGGGTGGCGCGACCGTTGTCGCCGCCTACAGCCCGCGGATACGACCGGGCACGACGGTGTCGTTCCCGCTCGGCTGGGCGGACCTCGGCGACATCGCCCCGGGTGATTTCACCATCCACACCGCACCCAAGCTGCTCGGCGATCGCGACCCGTGGGCAGCGAATATGCCTGCGCCGCAAGCGTTGCCCGCGGATCTGATCGAGGAGGGTCACACCATCCCGATTGCCAGAGTTCAAGCGATGCACGAAGGAAAGCGCCGCGCCCGCGCGCGGCGCAGTTAG
- a CDS encoding serine hydrolase domain-containing protein, with product MSITLSDQDKSTLRTAAYGAVSLMAATAGSPHKAATNASIALTSATGLVGHVLAAKTKDIELKGKTIAELADRVLPALTAAMNLLGKQVPAEADNFRSTIILALEAAPVHPDKPSTTTAEMARKITSALDAASASDSGAEPMPAVGQDHPELQKAIEDIVDSGFVGVSLRVHDERGEWVGSAGAAELGGTAKPPVDGHIRIGSNTKTFTATLVLQLVAEGKIGLDTPVTEYLPEFGLDRRITVRMLLQHTSGLFNFTGEVYDDGTMVLGIPMPYGPAGTEWMDNRLKTYRPQELVELALSKPARFEPGTGWSYSNTNYVLARLLIEKVTGRSLAEEMQRLILGPLGLSGTVVPDASPQLPEPHAHAYFRYDDAGEQKTVDITRQNPSWISTGGDMISTTQDLHTFISTLMSGKLLPAPLLAEMCSPHPTGIPNMDYGLGVFVVTTDGGGTVISHNGAAVGHAALMYSTPDGSKTLTAALNCVDDAELSIATAFQNAQQRLVNEVFCGEQAATD from the coding sequence ATGTCCATCACCCTTTCCGACCAGGACAAGAGCACCCTGCGGACCGCCGCGTACGGCGCCGTGTCGCTGATGGCCGCCACCGCCGGCTCGCCCCACAAGGCCGCCACGAATGCCTCCATCGCCTTGACGTCGGCGACCGGTCTGGTCGGGCACGTACTCGCCGCGAAGACCAAGGACATCGAATTGAAAGGCAAAACCATCGCCGAACTCGCCGACCGGGTACTGCCGGCCCTGACCGCGGCCATGAACCTGCTCGGCAAGCAAGTTCCGGCAGAAGCCGACAACTTTCGCAGCACCATCATCCTTGCCCTCGAAGCCGCTCCCGTTCACCCGGACAAGCCCAGCACCACCACGGCCGAGATGGCCCGCAAGATCACCTCAGCCCTCGACGCCGCTTCGGCCTCGGACAGCGGGGCCGAGCCGATGCCCGCTGTCGGCCAGGATCACCCGGAACTTCAGAAGGCCATCGAAGACATCGTCGATTCCGGTTTCGTCGGGGTGTCGCTGCGCGTGCACGATGAGCGGGGCGAGTGGGTCGGCAGCGCAGGGGCGGCGGAGCTGGGCGGGACCGCGAAGCCTCCGGTAGACGGGCATATCCGGATCGGCAGCAACACCAAGACTTTCACTGCGACCCTGGTGCTGCAGCTGGTGGCCGAGGGCAAGATCGGGCTGGATACCCCGGTGACCGAGTACCTGCCCGAGTTCGGGCTGGACCGGCGGATCACGGTGCGAATGCTGTTGCAGCACACCAGCGGATTGTTCAACTTCACCGGCGAGGTTTACGACGACGGGACGATGGTGCTGGGAATCCCCATGCCCTACGGCCCCGCGGGCACGGAGTGGATGGACAACCGGTTGAAGACCTATCGGCCGCAGGAGCTGGTGGAGTTGGCGTTGTCCAAGCCGGCGCGGTTCGAGCCGGGGACGGGCTGGAGCTATTCCAACACCAACTACGTGTTGGCCCGGCTGCTGATCGAGAAGGTCACCGGCCGCTCGCTCGCCGAGGAGATGCAACGGCTGATCCTGGGCCCGCTCGGGTTGTCGGGCACCGTGGTGCCGGACGCCTCGCCGCAGCTCCCCGAGCCGCACGCCCACGCCTACTTCCGCTACGACGACGCCGGCGAGCAGAAGACGGTCGACATCACCCGCCAGAACCCCTCCTGGATCTCCACCGGTGGTGACATGATCTCAACCACCCAGGACCTGCACACGTTCATCTCCACGCTGATGAGCGGCAAGCTCCTGCCCGCCCCGCTGCTGGCCGAGATGTGCAGCCCGCACCCGACAGGCATCCCGAACATGGACTACGGCCTGGGAGTGTTCGTGGTGACCACGGACGGCGGCGGCACCGTCATCTCCCACAACGGCGCCGCCGTGGGCCACGCAGCGCTGATGTACAGCACACCTGACGGCAGCAAGACCCTGACCGCCGCGCTGAACTGCGTGGACGATGCCGAACTGTCCATCGCAACAGCATTCCAGAACGCCCAGCAGAGGCTCGTCAACGAGGTGTTCTGCGGTGAGCAGGCCGCGACGGACTGA